The nucleotide window GGGCAAGCGGCACGTACGACGCCATCGCGATCAGGCCGGCGAGGGCGAGATAGCGGCCGTCGCCGGCACCGATCAGCACCCCGTCCAGGACGAACACCACACCCGCCAGCGGGGTGATGCAGGCGATCACCAGCAACACCTGGCGAAGCAGCTCCTGCACCGCCGGATCCGGTGAGAAGAGTTGATCAACCCACGGCCGGGCGAGGGTGACGACCAGCCCGAAGATCACCCCGGCCAGCACGCCCCAGCCGATCATCCGCCGGGTCAATCGACGCACCAGGTCGACGTCTCCGGCCCCCAGATAGCGGCCGATCACTGCCTGGGCAGCGATGGCCAGCGCATCCAGCGCGAAGGCGAGAAACGTCCACAGGCTGTTGGCAACCTGGTGGGTGGCCAACGCGATCGCACCCATGCCGGCCGCAACCGCGGTGGTGACGGTGATCGACAACTGCAGCGTGGCGGTCCGGATCACCAGCCAGAAGCCGGATCGGGCTGCCGCGAGGACGCCCCGCGGATGGAAGCTGATCTTGGTGTGATTGCGTCGGGCGCCGCGCAACACCACGGTGGCCAGCAGCACCGCGCTGCCGGTCTGCGCGATCAGGCTGCCGGTGGCTGAGCCGGCGATGCCAAGCCCGAACCCGTACACGAAAAGGAAGTTCAGCCCGATGTTGATCACGTTGCAGCTGATCGCCACGAACAACGGAGTCCTGGTGTCCTGCAGGCCGCGCAGCACCCCGGTGGAGGCCAAGATCAACAACAGCGACGGCAGCCCGCAGGCCGCGATCCGCAGGTAGGACCGAGCTGCAGACGCCACCTCCGGCCCGACTCCGTACCAGCCGATCACCGTCGGCATCAGCAGTTGCAACAGCCCGCACAGGACGGCGCCCAGCAGCACGGCCAGCACCATCCCGTCGAGTCCGCCGGCCAACGCGAAGCGAAGATCGCCGGCGCCGAGCCGACGGGCCACCGTGCCCGTGGTTCCGTAAGCCAGGAAGATGCTCAGCCCGGTCAGGATGCCGAGCAGGTTGCCGGCGATGCCCAGCCCGGCCAGCTCGGTGGTGCCGAGGTGTCCGATGATCGCCGAATCGGCCAGCAGCAGCGCCGGTTCGGAGACCAGCGTCGCGAAGGTCGGCACCGCGAGCAGGAAGATCTCGCGGTCCAGGGCACGAACCGAGGCGCGGGAGGACGAGGTGGCGGACATCGCCGCCTATCCTGCACTGTCGGTGGGCAGCGGCAGGATTCGGCTATGACAGCTCGACCGGATCCCGATCGGCCCCATGATCACGAGATTCCGCTCGCCGGCGGGTTCGTGAACGACGTCGTTCGCGTCGGCGACACCGTACGGCGCACGAGCGGGCCCTGGACCCCGGCCGTGCACGCTTTGCTGCGTCACCTGGAAGAGGTCGGCTTCGCCGAGTCGCCGCGAGTCCTCGGCATCGACGATCTCGGCCGGGAGGTGCTCAGCTATTTGCCGGGCGAAACGATGCCGTGGACCAACTGGCCGCGAGTGCTTTGCGACGACGACGGCGTCGCGCAGCTCGGCCGGCTGTTGCGCCGCTACCACGACGCGGTCAGCGACTTCCGGCCGCCGCCGGGCGCGGTGTGGCGCAACCCGTTGGCCGGTCCGGGCGAGATCATCCGGCACGGCGACTTCAGCCCGTTCAACACGACCTGGGTCGACGACACGGTGGTCGGGCTGATCGACTGGGACTTCGCCCGGCCGGGCCGTCGCATCGACGACCTCGCCTACCTGGCCTGGCAGCTCGTACCGCTGCAGCCCGAGGGCCGGCGCAAGGAGTACGGCCTGGATTCGCGGCTCGATCTACCTGGGCGACTGAGCGTGCTCTGCGACGCGTACGGAGGTGACTACTCGCCCGCCGAAGTGGTCGCAGCAGCAATCGACGTCATCGAAGCCGAGCGCGGGGACACCGCTGAACTCGCCACTTGGGGCCTGCAACCGTGGGTCAGATTCGCCGACGACGGAAGCCTGCAAGCCTTCGCCGCCGAAGCCCGATGGCTTCGCCGAACGCGGGATTTCTGGGCCGGCAACGGCGGTGAGGTGCCTTGCCCGGATTGACCAGACGCTTCCGCGGAAGCGTCCCCAGGAAGGTTCCCTGCCGATCAGGACATCCCGGCAGCCACTACGTTGTCGTTCGTGACGTCAGACGACTCTGCGATGACGGTGACTACACCCGGCGGCGACTCGAGCCAGCCATGGGCCGGACTCGCTTCCGGCTACGAGCGGGCGCGCGCCAGGGAGGATTCGCTGGATCGGATCGTCGAATGGCCGGCGCAGAGGGAGCTGTTGGGTGAGGTCACGGGGCGATCGGTGCTCGACCTGGGCTGCGGCAACGGCGGCAAGCTTGCGGCGTTGATCCGAGACGGAGCGGCCAGCGGCGTGGGCGTCGACATCAGCGGCAACTTCATCGTCGATCCGCCGCCCGGGTTGGAGCTCATCCGCGCCGATATCTCGGGCCTGGAATCGGTGCCCGGACTCGCCGGTCGCAGGTTCGACCGAATCCTGTTCCTGCAGTCCTTCGGCTATGCGGAGGATCCGGTCCGCACCCTGCAGTCGGCGCGGGCGATGCTGGCCGAGGACGGCTTCATCCTGTTGACCCGGACTCAGCCGATCCGGTACGCCGTCGAACGGGCCGAACAGAACGGCACTTCGCTGGGCGAGGAGTACTTCGCCACGGACTCGTTCTCCTATCGCCACGGCAGCTGGAACGATCAGATCAGTCTGACCAAACGGCCCTACACGATGGCCGACCTGCTGAACGTGTTCAGCGCGGCCGGGCTGTGGATCGAGACCACGGTCGAGCCGCAGCTGTCCGAGGAAGCCCGGCAACGCTTCCCACACAAACAGGCGTGGATGAACAAGTATCTGGGCATTCTGATGTTCAAGCTCCGGCCGTTACCCGGTGCTTCCGCGGCGGGGCGCTGACCGGGATCCTCAGCGCGGCGCCATCCGAATCGCGCCGTCCAGCCTGATGGTTTCGCCGTTCAGCATCGGGTTGCGAATGATCGACTCGGCCAGCTGGGCGTACTCCTCCGGACGGCCGAGCCGACTCGGATGCGGCACCTGGTGTCCGAGCGACTCCTGCGCCTCGGCAGGCAGTCCGGCCATCATCGGGGTGTTGAAGATGCCGGGCGCGATCGACATCACCCGGATCTGGTGTTGAGCAAGATCACGAGCGATCGGCAGGGTCATGCCGACAATGCCGCCCTTCGACGCGGAGTACGCGGCCTGCCCGATCTGGCCGTCGAAGGCGGCGACCGAGGCGGTGTTGA belongs to Microlunatus elymi and includes:
- a CDS encoding class I SAM-dependent methyltransferase, with amino-acid sequence MTVTTPGGDSSQPWAGLASGYERARAREDSLDRIVEWPAQRELLGEVTGRSVLDLGCGNGGKLAALIRDGAASGVGVDISGNFIVDPPPGLELIRADISGLESVPGLAGRRFDRILFLQSFGYAEDPVRTLQSARAMLAEDGFILLTRTQPIRYAVERAEQNGTSLGEEYFATDSFSYRHGSWNDQISLTKRPYTMADLLNVFSAAGLWIETTVEPQLSEEARQRFPHKQAWMNKYLGILMFKLRPLPGASAAGR
- a CDS encoding aminoglycoside phosphotransferase family protein — protein: MTARPDPDRPHDHEIPLAGGFVNDVVRVGDTVRRTSGPWTPAVHALLRHLEEVGFAESPRVLGIDDLGREVLSYLPGETMPWTNWPRVLCDDDGVAQLGRLLRRYHDAVSDFRPPPGAVWRNPLAGPGEIIRHGDFSPFNTTWVDDTVVGLIDWDFARPGRRIDDLAYLAWQLVPLQPEGRRKEYGLDSRLDLPGRLSVLCDAYGGDYSPAEVVAAAIDVIEAERGDTAELATWGLQPWVRFADDGSLQAFAAEARWLRRTRDFWAGNGGEVPCPD
- a CDS encoding MATE family efflux transporter, which codes for MSATSSSRASVRALDREIFLLAVPTFATLVSEPALLLADSAIIGHLGTTELAGLGIAGNLLGILTGLSIFLAYGTTGTVARRLGAGDLRFALAGGLDGMVLAVLLGAVLCGLLQLLMPTVIGWYGVGPEVASAARSYLRIAACGLPSLLLILASTGVLRGLQDTRTPLFVAISCNVINIGLNFLFVYGFGLGIAGSATGSLIAQTGSAVLLATVVLRGARRNHTKISFHPRGVLAAARSGFWLVIRTATLQLSITVTTAVAAGMGAIALATHQVANSLWTFLAFALDALAIAAQAVIGRYLGAGDVDLVRRLTRRMIGWGVLAGVIFGLVVTLARPWVDQLFSPDPAVQELLRQVLLVIACITPLAGVVFVLDGVLIGAGDGRYLALAGLIAMASYVPLALLVHGFGAGLVWLWIAYGVFILARMITLVLRARTDRWMRTGLA